Proteins encoded in a region of the Streptococcus sanguinis genome:
- a CDS encoding 2-oxoglutarate:acceptor oxidoreductase, translating into MAKQVIYKGMSCWLLELEKPFPARVQIISPDNLSKAMQEGFSCWGYPNEIMKEISAEEYACLTRFGKFPLN; encoded by the coding sequence ATGGCTAAGCAAGTTATCTACAAGGGAATGTCTTGCTGGTTGTTGGAGTTGGAAAAACCTTTTCCTGCCAGGGTACAAATCATCTCCCCTGACAATCTTTCTAAGGCAATGCAAGAAGGCTTCAGCTGCTGGGGATACCCAAATGAGATTATGAAAGAAATATCTGCTGAGGAATACGCTTGTTTAACACGTTTTGGAAAATTTCCACTGAATTGA
- a CDS encoding putative DNA-binding protein encodes MEIEKTNRMNALFEFYAALLTDKQMNYIELYYADDYSLAEIAEEFGVSRQAVYDNIKRTEKILEDYEKKLHMYSDYIVRSQIFDQITEKYPEDSYLQEQIGILSGIDNRE; translated from the coding sequence ATGGAAATTGAAAAAACAAACCGAATGAATGCTCTCTTTGAGTTTTATGCGGCGCTTTTGACTGACAAGCAGATGAACTATATCGAGCTCTATTATGCGGATGACTACAGCCTGGCTGAGATAGCTGAGGAGTTTGGTGTCAGCCGTCAGGCCGTTTATGATAATATCAAGCGTACAGAGAAGATTCTGGAAGACTATGAGAAAAAGCTGCACATGTACTCGGACTACATTGTTAGAAGTCAGATATTTGACCAAATTACGGAGAAATACCCTGAAGACAGCTATCTGCAAGAGCAGATCGGGATTCTGTCGGGTATTGACAACCGAGAGTGA
- a CDS encoding GntR family transcriptional regulator: protein MLPAYIKIHDQIKKDIDDAVWEIGERLPSERDLAETFKVSRMTLRQAITLLVEEGVLERRVGSGTFVASTRVQEKMRGTTSFTEIMKAQGKTPSSQLISYRRTLPSEQEVEKLGIHKTENVIRMERVRYADDLPVVYEVASIPEKFIKNFKKEEVTSHFFQTLQEHGYKIGKSQQTIYARLAKEKIANYLDIPRGHAILGLTQISYFDDGTAFEYVKSQYVGDRFEFYLENN, encoded by the coding sequence ATGTTACCCGCATATATCAAAATTCATGATCAGATTAAAAAAGACATCGACGATGCCGTTTGGGAGATTGGAGAGCGCCTGCCCAGTGAGCGAGATCTAGCCGAAACCTTTAAGGTCAGCCGTATGACCCTGCGTCAGGCCATCACGCTCTTGGTTGAGGAGGGAGTGCTGGAGCGTCGGGTCGGTAGTGGAACCTTTGTAGCCAGCACACGCGTTCAGGAGAAAATGCGCGGCACCACCAGCTTCACGGAAATCATGAAAGCACAAGGCAAAACGCCGTCCAGTCAGCTCATTTCTTATCGACGCACTCTGCCGAGTGAGCAGGAAGTGGAAAAGCTAGGCATCCATAAGACAGAAAATGTCATTCGGATGGAGCGGGTTCGCTACGCTGACGATTTGCCGGTGGTCTACGAGGTGGCTTCAATTCCAGAGAAGTTCATTAAGAATTTTAAAAAAGAAGAGGTGACCAGTCATTTCTTCCAGACCTTGCAGGAACATGGCTATAAGATCGGCAAGTCCCAGCAGACTATCTATGCTCGGCTAGCTAAGGAAAAAATCGCCAATTACCTCGATATTCCTCGCGGCCATGCCATCTTAGGACTGACTCAGATCTCTTACTTTGACGATGGTACAGCTTTTGAATATGTAAAAAGCCAGTATGTCGGCGATCGTTTTGAATTTTATTTGGAAAACAATTAA
- the guaA gene encoding glutamine-hydrolyzing GMP synthase, producing MTTRTELQDVEKIIVLDYGSQYNQLISRRIREIGVFSELKSNKITVDEVRAIQPVGIILSGGPNSVYEDGSFDIDPEIFELGIPILGICYGMQLLTHKLGGKVVPAGHAGNREYGQSTLSHTANSSLFNGTPESQLVLMSHGDAVTEIPADFVRTGTSADCPFAAIENPAKKIYGIQFHPEVRHSEFGYDILRNFALNICGAKGDWSMDNFIDMEIQKIRQTVGDKKVLLGLSGGVDSSVVGVLLQKAIGDQLICIFVDHGLLRKGEADQVMDMLGGKFGLNIVKADAAKRFLDKLAGVSDPEQKRKIIGNEFVYVFDDEASKLKDVKFLAQGTLYTDVIESGTDTAQTIKSHHNVGGLPEDMQFELIEPLNTLYKDEVRALGTELGMPDEIVWRQPFPGPGLAIRVMGEITEEKLETVRESDAILREEIAKAGLDRDIWQYFTVNTGVRSVGVMGDGRTYDYTIAIRAITSIDGMTADFAKIPWDVLQKISVRIVNEVDHVNRIVYDITSKPPATVEWE from the coding sequence ATGACAACTAGAACTGAATTGCAAGATGTCGAAAAGATCATCGTGCTTGATTACGGAAGCCAGTACAACCAGCTGATTTCACGCCGCATTCGTGAAATCGGTGTTTTTTCTGAGCTCAAGAGCAACAAGATTACTGTTGACGAAGTCCGTGCTATCCAGCCTGTCGGGATTATCCTTTCAGGCGGTCCGAATTCTGTATATGAAGACGGCTCCTTTGATATTGACCCAGAAATTTTCGAGTTGGGAATCCCGATTTTGGGGATCTGCTATGGTATGCAACTGTTGACTCACAAGCTGGGCGGCAAGGTTGTCCCTGCTGGTCATGCTGGAAATCGAGAATATGGGCAGTCAACTCTGTCACATACTGCTAACTCCAGCCTTTTCAACGGAACACCTGAAAGCCAGCTAGTTCTTATGAGCCATGGAGATGCAGTAACAGAAATTCCTGCTGACTTTGTCCGTACTGGTACTTCTGCTGACTGTCCTTTTGCAGCAATTGAAAATCCTGCTAAGAAAATCTACGGCATTCAGTTCCACCCTGAGGTTCGTCATTCGGAGTTTGGCTACGATATTCTTCGTAACTTTGCTCTGAATATTTGTGGAGCCAAAGGCGACTGGTCTATGGATAACTTCATTGACATGGAAATCCAAAAAATCCGCCAAACCGTCGGTGACAAGAAGGTGCTGTTGGGACTTTCTGGTGGTGTAGACTCTTCTGTCGTCGGTGTTCTCTTGCAGAAAGCAATCGGTGATCAACTAATCTGTATCTTTGTGGATCATGGTCTTTTGCGTAAAGGCGAAGCTGATCAGGTCATGGATATGCTTGGCGGCAAATTTGGTTTGAATATCGTCAAGGCAGACGCAGCTAAACGTTTCCTTGATAAACTAGCCGGTGTTTCAGATCCGGAGCAAAAACGTAAAATCATCGGAAACGAGTTTGTCTATGTCTTTGACGACGAAGCCAGCAAACTGAAAGATGTAAAATTCTTGGCTCAAGGAACGCTCTATACAGACGTTATCGAATCTGGCACCGACACCGCTCAGACTATCAAGTCTCACCATAACGTTGGTGGTCTGCCGGAAGACATGCAGTTTGAGCTGATTGAGCCGTTGAACACACTTTATAAGGACGAAGTTCGTGCTTTGGGTACAGAGCTTGGTATGCCTGATGAAATTGTCTGGCGCCAACCATTCCCAGGACCAGGACTTGCTATTCGCGTTATGGGAGAAATCACTGAGGAAAAATTAGAAACTGTCCGCGAATCGGATGCTATTCTCCGCGAAGAAATCGCCAAAGCTGGTCTTGACCGCGACATCTGGCAATACTTTACTGTTAATACTGGAGTCCGTTCGGTTGGTGTCATGGGCGACGGCCGGACTTACGACTACACAATTGCGATTCGCGCCATCACTTCTATCGATGGAATGACAGCTGACTTTGCCAAGATTCCTTGGGATGTCCTGCAAAAAATCTCTGTTCGTATCGTCAACGAAGTAGACCATGTCAACCGCATCGTCTATGATATCACCAGCAAACCACCTGCAACTGTAGAGTGGGAGTAA
- a CDS encoding DUF1002 domain-containing protein has translation MKFKKTLMTAGALLATLFTVSTAAADSNVQKVIDETYVQPEYVLGYSLDESQKQQTLQMLGYNSSSDSKPLKTMTPEVYSKIMDVANDPSLQLYSSVKIQKLGSNKPLEVKIVTPQNITKVTEDMYRNAAVTLGVQHAQITVAAPIPVTGESALAGIYYSLEDNGATIPQENKNLAQEELAALSGINAENTGKEGYDADKLNVALADIKAAIANAKKNNSNLTADDVRKIVEETLKNYGLTQSVTSDQINLIVNFAVNLSNSGVITDSDFTKTLSDLKDSIVSKAGDTFNNINLNFDANGLLQEGGNFFSNIWNAIVNFFKGLFGG, from the coding sequence ATGAAATTCAAAAAAACTTTAATGACAGCAGGAGCCTTGCTGGCTACTCTGTTTACTGTATCGACCGCAGCTGCCGATTCAAATGTTCAGAAAGTCATTGATGAGACATACGTGCAGCCAGAGTATGTGCTGGGTTACTCCTTAGATGAGAGCCAAAAACAGCAGACCTTGCAGATGTTGGGCTACAATTCATCTAGTGACAGCAAGCCACTTAAGACCATGACACCGGAAGTCTACTCTAAAATCATGGATGTTGCCAATGACCCTAGCCTGCAGCTTTATTCTTCTGTAAAAATCCAGAAATTAGGCAGCAATAAGCCATTAGAGGTCAAAATTGTCACTCCGCAAAACATCACCAAGGTTACAGAAGATATGTATCGCAATGCGGCTGTTACTCTAGGGGTTCAGCACGCGCAGATTACCGTTGCTGCACCGATTCCGGTAACAGGTGAGAGCGCCTTGGCAGGGATTTACTACTCTCTGGAAGATAATGGAGCGACCATTCCTCAGGAAAATAAAAACCTAGCGCAGGAAGAACTGGCTGCCCTTTCTGGTATCAATGCTGAAAACACAGGTAAGGAAGGCTATGACGCAGACAAGCTCAACGTGGCTCTGGCTGATATCAAAGCGGCTATCGCCAACGCTAAGAAGAACAACAGCAATCTGACAGCAGATGATGTCCGTAAGATTGTCGAAGAAACCTTGAAAAACTACGGTCTGACTCAGTCAGTGACCAGTGACCAAATCAACCTCATCGTGAATTTCGCTGTCAATCTTTCAAACAGTGGAGTCATTACGGATTCTGACTTTACAAAGACGCTTAGTGACTTGAAAGACAGTATTGTTTCAAAGGCAGGGGATACCTTTAACAATATTAACCTTAACTTTGATGCAAATGGCCTCCTTCAAGAAGGCGGTAATTTCTTTTCTAATATCTGGAATGCCATTGTCAACTTCTTTAAAGGATTGTTTGGCGGTTAA
- a CDS encoding alpha/beta hydrolase, producing MNKKLGFKLLILVLVTIAGLTAFYNHKEATELNTKQYVQSTTPTLFFHGFGSSSNAENHMTEAAKKAGVTQTIITANVSKNGQVSLLGEIPKGAINPIIKVNYEDNRNADYAQDGKYAAAVIRKLQETYGFDKMNLVGHSMGNMSILFYMLENGQDENLPQLQKQVNIANHVNGLEGRDLPEDLSILDDQTGQPNAMSQTYQNLLGLREVYPQDQVDVLNIYGDFKNESDGSVLNISSRSLKYLLVENAKSYQEKKITGQLAQHSQLHENPEVDELLIDFLWKK from the coding sequence ATGAACAAGAAACTTGGTTTTAAACTCCTCATTCTGGTTTTGGTGACAATTGCCGGTCTAACAGCTTTTTACAACCATAAAGAAGCCACTGAGCTCAACACAAAACAATATGTGCAGTCAACAACGCCGACCTTGTTTTTCCATGGTTTTGGATCCAGCTCTAATGCTGAAAATCATATGACAGAGGCTGCCAAAAAGGCTGGAGTCACTCAGACAATTATCACAGCAAATGTCAGTAAAAATGGGCAAGTAAGCTTATTAGGAGAGATACCGAAAGGTGCTATCAATCCCATTATTAAGGTAAACTACGAAGATAACCGCAATGCCGACTATGCTCAAGATGGCAAATATGCAGCAGCTGTGATTCGTAAGCTACAAGAAACTTATGGATTTGATAAGATGAATCTAGTAGGCCATTCGATGGGGAATATGTCCATCCTCTTTTATATGCTGGAGAACGGTCAGGATGAAAATCTTCCTCAGTTGCAAAAGCAGGTCAATATTGCCAACCATGTTAATGGTCTGGAAGGAAGGGACTTGCCTGAAGATTTGAGTATCTTAGATGACCAAACTGGCCAGCCTAATGCTATGAGCCAGACTTATCAAAATCTACTGGGATTACGAGAAGTTTACCCGCAAGATCAGGTAGATGTTTTGAACATTTACGGTGATTTTAAAAATGAATCCGACGGTTCTGTCCTCAATATTTCTTCTCGAAGCCTCAAATATCTCCTAGTTGAGAATGCTAAATCTTATCAGGAAAAGAAAATCACAGGTCAGTTGGCTCAGCACAGCCAATTGCATGAGAATCCAGAAGTAGACGAGTTACTGATAGACTTCCTTTGGAAAAAGTAG
- a CDS encoding lysozyme family protein translates to MFKFLRRLILVLFVLFAGYKIYQVHHDVKQVMKYQTLVREVLDEQDTAANEELVLAMIYTETKGKDTDVMQSSESATGQTNAITDNKESIRQGVQTLSDNLELASEKKVDVWTAVQAYNFGQAYIDYVAKNGGENTLELAKKYSKDVVAPSLGNVTGKTYGYYNLISIFHGPELYINGGNYYYSRQVKMNMHIMRLLKWF, encoded by the coding sequence ATGTTTAAATTTCTAAGAAGACTGATTTTAGTCCTTTTCGTGCTCTTTGCTGGCTACAAGATTTATCAGGTTCATCATGATGTCAAGCAGGTCATGAAGTATCAGACATTGGTCAGAGAAGTGCTTGATGAGCAGGACACAGCGGCCAATGAAGAATTGGTGCTGGCCATGATTTATACAGAGACCAAGGGAAAAGACACCGATGTCATGCAGTCCAGTGAAAGCGCAACTGGTCAGACCAATGCCATCACGGACAACAAAGAAAGTATTCGCCAGGGAGTTCAGACCTTATCTGATAACCTAGAGTTAGCCAGCGAGAAAAAGGTGGATGTTTGGACAGCAGTACAAGCCTATAATTTCGGTCAGGCCTATATCGACTATGTAGCTAAAAACGGTGGCGAAAATACGCTAGAACTGGCTAAGAAATATTCCAAAGATGTAGTAGCGCCAAGCTTAGGAAATGTAACTGGCAAGACCTACGGCTACTATAACCTGATTTCAATTTTCCACGGTCCAGAACTCTATATAAACGGCGGTAATTATTATTATTCCCGCCAGGTCAAGATGAACATGCACATCATGCGCCTCTTAAAATGGTTTTAG
- a CDS encoding nucleoid-associated protein, which produces MDIYVKKAIIHQFSPADTELLLADKFLNITPKIEEYLRKKIERVYSDDAKTGVFDPENVFLAQLSDDLLETSVTVAKLWQEEFSVSENQKTNDLIFVQFDKEGVEHFAFLRIALRETLTHLGGEVDNPIKLTQNNLPGFGTGADEALVINLKSRKYHLIEKRIKYNGAFLNYMSDNLLQVNPTISAKKSIKALERTAQKVAESFNKDDFQFQSKVKSSIFKNLEENDELSPEKLADDLFDSNLTARLTFIDQVKEAIPEPVKFDEIDSSRQKKKFENQKLSLSNGIELIVPNNIYQDAESVEFIQNDNGTYSILIKNIEDIQNK; this is translated from the coding sequence ATGGATATTTACGTAAAAAAAGCCATTATTCATCAATTCAGCCCAGCTGATACCGAACTGCTGCTGGCGGATAAGTTTCTCAACATTACTCCCAAGATTGAAGAATACCTGCGCAAGAAGATTGAACGGGTCTATTCTGACGATGCTAAAACAGGTGTTTTCGATCCTGAAAATGTCTTTTTAGCCCAGCTTTCAGACGACCTATTGGAAACATCAGTGACAGTTGCCAAGCTCTGGCAGGAGGAGTTTTCTGTCAGTGAAAACCAGAAAACCAATGATCTGATTTTTGTCCAGTTTGACAAAGAAGGTGTGGAGCACTTTGCTTTTCTGCGGATTGCTCTGCGGGAAACTCTGACCCACTTAGGTGGCGAGGTGGACAATCCTATCAAGTTGACGCAGAACAATCTGCCTGGCTTTGGTACGGGTGCGGACGAGGCTTTGGTCATTAATCTCAAATCTCGCAAGTACCATCTGATTGAAAAGCGCATCAAGTATAACGGTGCCTTTCTCAATTATATGTCAGACAATCTCTTGCAGGTCAATCCGACAATCTCAGCTAAGAAATCAATCAAAGCACTTGAGAGGACTGCTCAAAAAGTTGCCGAAAGTTTTAACAAAGACGATTTTCAGTTCCAGTCCAAGGTCAAATCCAGTATTTTCAAAAATTTGGAAGAAAATGACGAACTGTCGCCTGAGAAACTTGCCGATGATCTTTTTGACAGCAATCTGACTGCCCGACTTACCTTTATTGACCAAGTCAAGGAAGCTATTCCTGAGCCAGTCAAGTTTGATGAGATTGACAGCAGCCGCCAGAAGAAAAAGTTCGAAAATCAGAAACTCTCCCTTTCAAATGGAATTGAACTCATCGTTCCTAATAATATCTATCAGGACGCAGAGTCGGTAGAATTTATCCAGAACGATAACGGGACCTATTCTATTTTGATTAAGAACATCGAGGATATCCAAAATAAATAA
- the glyA gene encoding serine hydroxymethyltransferase, protein MIFDQEDYKAFDPEIWEAVAKEEERQQHNIELIASENVVSKAVMAAQGSILTNKYAEGYPGRRYYGGTDVVDVIESLAIERAKEIFGAKFANVQPHSGSQANCAAYMALIEPGDTVMGMDLSAGGHLTHGASVSFSGQTYNFVSYSVDPETELLDFDAILQQAKEVQPKLIVAGASAYSHIIDFSKFREIADAVGAKLMVDMAHIAGLVAAGLHPSPVPYADITTTTTHKTLRGPRGGLILTNDEELAKKINSAIFPGIQGGPLEHVIAAKAVAFKEVLDPAFKIYAQQILDNAQAMAQVFRQHDKFRVISDGTENHLFLVDVTKVVENGKVAQNLLDEVNITLNKNSIPYETLSPFKTSGIRIGTAAIAARGFGVTESIKVAELIIKALENAENEAVLNQVRAEVRELTDAFPLYEGLN, encoded by the coding sequence ATGATTTTTGACCAAGAAGACTACAAAGCATTTGACCCAGAGATTTGGGAAGCAGTTGCTAAAGAAGAAGAACGTCAGCAACATAATATTGAACTAATCGCTTCAGAAAATGTCGTTTCTAAAGCTGTCATGGCTGCTCAAGGTTCAATTTTGACCAATAAGTACGCTGAGGGCTACCCAGGCCGCCGTTACTATGGTGGGACAGATGTAGTGGATGTGATTGAGAGTCTGGCAATTGAACGCGCCAAGGAAATTTTTGGTGCCAAGTTTGCTAATGTGCAACCCCACTCAGGCAGCCAGGCTAATTGTGCAGCTTATATGGCTTTGATTGAGCCAGGTGATACAGTTATGGGCATGGATCTGTCTGCCGGAGGCCACTTGACTCATGGTGCATCAGTCAGCTTCTCTGGGCAAACCTATAATTTTGTATCTTATAGCGTAGACCCAGAAACAGAATTACTGGACTTTGATGCTATTCTCCAGCAAGCCAAAGAAGTACAGCCTAAGCTGATTGTGGCAGGGGCTTCAGCTTACTCTCATATTATTGACTTTTCAAAATTCCGTGAAATCGCTGATGCGGTAGGTGCTAAGCTCATGGTTGATATGGCTCACATCGCTGGTTTGGTTGCTGCAGGTCTCCATCCTAGCCCTGTGCCTTATGCGGATATCACAACCACGACAACCCACAAGACCTTGCGAGGACCTCGCGGTGGTTTGATTTTGACAAATGATGAAGAATTGGCTAAGAAAATTAACTCAGCTATCTTCCCAGGCATTCAAGGCGGACCGTTGGAACACGTCATTGCAGCCAAAGCAGTTGCCTTTAAAGAAGTGCTTGACCCAGCTTTCAAGATTTATGCCCAGCAGATTTTGGATAATGCCCAAGCCATGGCCCAAGTCTTCCGTCAGCATGACAAGTTCCGTGTGATTTCTGACGGTACTGAAAATCACCTTTTCTTGGTGGATGTTACTAAGGTTGTAGAAAATGGAAAAGTAGCGCAAAATCTCTTGGATGAGGTTAATATCACGCTTAATAAAAATTCCATCCCTTACGAGACTTTATCACCATTTAAGACTAGCGGAATTCGTATCGGTACAGCAGCCATTGCAGCTCGAGGCTTTGGTGTAACAGAAAGTATCAAGGTAGCCGAGCTCATTATCAAGGCTCTGGAAAACGCTGAAAACGAAGCGGTGCTGAATCAGGTGCGGGCGGAAGTTCGCGAATTGACGGACGCTTTTCCACTCTATGAGGGCTTGAACTAA
- a CDS encoding L-threonylcarbamoyladenylate synthase → MDKIEKTLAAGGAVVLPTETVYGLFAQALNQEAVERVYELKRRPRDKALNLNVASLEEIYVFSKNQPSYLEQLYQAFLPGPLTIILQANDRVPVWINSGMETVGFRIPKHPVTLDLIRKYGPLIGPSANLSGKASGTSFQQIMMDFQKQVSGVKDDAALTGQDSTILDLSGEKTLILRQGAITREDILARVSGINF, encoded by the coding sequence ATGGATAAGATAGAGAAGACTCTGGCAGCAGGCGGAGCAGTTGTCCTGCCGACAGAAACAGTTTATGGCCTCTTTGCCCAGGCTTTGAATCAAGAGGCGGTTGAACGTGTCTACGAATTAAAACGAAGACCTCGTGACAAGGCTCTTAATCTCAATGTGGCTAGCTTGGAAGAGATTTATGTTTTTTCTAAGAACCAGCCCAGCTACCTAGAGCAGCTCTATCAAGCCTTTCTACCTGGGCCGCTGACTATTATCCTCCAGGCCAATGACCGAGTGCCTGTTTGGATAAACTCAGGTATGGAAACCGTGGGTTTTCGGATTCCTAAGCATCCAGTTACGCTGGACTTGATTCGGAAGTACGGTCCCTTGATTGGTCCATCCGCCAATCTTTCTGGAAAAGCTAGTGGAACTTCTTTTCAGCAGATTATGATGGATTTTCAAAAGCAAGTCTCGGGAGTAAAAGATGATGCTGCTCTGACAGGTCAGGATTCAACCATTTTAGACTTGTCTGGAGAAAAGACTCTTATTTTACGCCAGGGAGCGATTACTCGCGAGGATATTCTCGCCCGGGTAAGTGGTATAAACTTTTAA
- the prmC gene encoding peptide chain release factor N(5)-glutamine methyltransferase — MTLTQYLTELEQELVAAGEEAESLSFVYRALNELSFTDFVLKLRTEVSREDREQLKAIQEQLLAHKPAQYIIGSSDFNGLTLKVDERVLIPRPETEELVELILSENPESSLSILDIGTGSGAIALALANSRPDWKITASDLSKDALSLAAENAQSCGLNLTFVQSDCLDTIQGKFDIIASNPPYISEEDKHEVGLNVLTSEPHMALFAEEDGYAVYRKIAEQAGDYLTEKGKIYLEIGYKQGDGVRELLKKSFPQKRIRVLKDQFGKDRMVAMDNG; from the coding sequence ATGACATTGACTCAATATTTGACTGAGTTAGAGCAGGAGCTAGTAGCAGCGGGAGAAGAAGCAGAAAGCCTGTCTTTCGTTTATCGGGCTCTCAACGAGCTCTCCTTTACCGACTTTGTTCTAAAGCTTCGGACAGAAGTCAGCCGGGAAGACCGTGAGCAGCTAAAAGCAATTCAAGAGCAGCTGCTTGCTCACAAGCCAGCCCAGTATATCATTGGGAGCAGTGACTTTAACGGTTTGACTCTCAAGGTGGATGAGCGAGTTCTGATTCCAAGGCCTGAGACGGAGGAGTTGGTGGAGCTGATTTTGTCAGAAAATCCCGAAAGTTCTCTGTCTATCTTGGATATCGGAACAGGTAGCGGAGCCATTGCTCTTGCACTAGCAAACAGCCGCCCAGACTGGAAGATTACTGCTTCTGATCTGTCAAAAGATGCTCTTTCCTTGGCAGCAGAAAATGCTCAGTCTTGCGGACTCAACCTCACTTTTGTCCAATCTGATTGCTTGGATACAATACAAGGAAAATTTGACATTATCGCCTCCAATCCGCCTTATATTTCAGAAGAAGATAAGCATGAAGTTGGACTTAATGTTTTGACTTCAGAGCCTCACATGGCTCTCTTTGCGGAGGAAGATGGCTATGCAGTCTACCGGAAAATAGCCGAGCAGGCAGGAGACTATCTGACAGAAAAGGGAAAGATCTATCTGGAAATTGGTTACAAGCAAGGAGACGGTGTCAGGGAGTTACTAAAAAAATCTTTTCCGCAAAAACGAATCCGAGTTCTGAAAGATCAATTCGGCAAAGATAGAATGGTGGCGATGGACAATGGATAA
- the prfA gene encoding peptide chain release factor 1: MNIYEQLQAVEDRYEELGELLSDPDVVSDTKRFMELSKEEASTRDTVTAYREYKKVLQNITDAEEMIKDASGDADLEEMAKQELKDAKAEKEEYEEKLKILLLPKDPNDDKNIILEIRGAAGGDEAQLFAGDLLQMYQKYAESQGWRFEVMEASYNGVGGIKEVVAMVSGQSVYSKLKYESGAHRVQRVPVTESQGRVHTSTATVLVMPEIEEVEYDIDPKDLRVDIYHASGAGGQNVNKVATAVRIVHLPTNIKVEMQEERTQQKNRDKAMKIIRARVADHFAQIAQDEQDAERKSTIGTGDRSERIRTYNFPQNRVTDHRIGLTLQKLDTILAGKLDEVVDALVLYDQTQKLEELNK; the protein is encoded by the coding sequence ATGAACATCTATGAACAGTTACAGGCGGTTGAAGATCGCTACGAAGAGTTAGGTGAGCTTTTGAGTGACCCTGATGTGGTCAGTGATACCAAGCGTTTTATGGAGCTTTCTAAGGAAGAAGCCAGCACCCGAGATACAGTGACGGCATACCGCGAGTATAAAAAAGTCCTGCAAAACATCACTGACGCTGAAGAGATGATTAAAGACGCCTCTGGTGATGCCGACTTGGAAGAAATGGCCAAGCAGGAGCTCAAGGATGCCAAGGCTGAAAAAGAAGAATACGAGGAAAAACTAAAAATCCTTCTTTTACCGAAAGATCCAAACGATGATAAGAATATTATCCTTGAAATCCGCGGTGCAGCAGGAGGAGATGAGGCTCAGTTGTTCGCAGGAGACCTCTTGCAGATGTATCAAAAATATGCTGAAAGCCAAGGCTGGCGCTTCGAAGTCATGGAGGCTTCTTACAATGGTGTAGGTGGGATCAAGGAGGTGGTCGCTATGGTCTCAGGTCAGTCGGTCTACTCGAAACTTAAGTATGAATCTGGTGCACACCGCGTACAGCGGGTTCCTGTGACCGAAAGCCAAGGTCGCGTTCACACCTCGACGGCAACTGTCTTGGTGATGCCAGAAATCGAAGAAGTCGAATACGACATTGATCCTAAAGATTTGCGTGTTGACATCTACCACGCTTCAGGTGCCGGCGGACAGAACGTCAACAAGGTTGCAACCGCGGTTCGTATTGTCCATCTGCCAACCAATATCAAGGTTGAAATGCAGGAAGAGCGTACTCAGCAGAAGAACCGAGATAAGGCTATGAAAATCATCCGAGCTCGTGTGGCAGACCACTTTGCTCAAATTGCTCAAGATGAGCAAGATGCAGAGCGCAAGTCCACAATTGGTACAGGCGATCGCTCAGAGCGGATTCGCACCTATAATTTCCCACAAAACCGTGTGACAGACCACCGTATTGGATTGACTCTGCAAAAGCTGGATACGATTTTAGCTGGCAAACTGGATGAAGTTGTTGATGCCTTGGTTCTCTATGACCAAACACAAAAACTAGAAGAGCTGAATAAATAA